In Aegilops tauschii subsp. strangulata cultivar AL8/78 chromosome 3, Aet v6.0, whole genome shotgun sequence, one genomic interval encodes:
- the LOC109781141 gene encoding pentatricopeptide repeat-containing protein At4g02750, translating into MHPARSPAIAASRLLVRDNQRITALARAGDLAAARRVFDAMPRRDVVSWNALLTALWRVGRDLPAARRLFDGMPSRNVISWNSVVAGCLAHGDLAAASAYFARTPRRNVASWNAMLAGLVRLGCMNDAERLFGEMPERNVVSYTTMVDGLARRGEVGRARAVFDEMPERNLVSWAAMISGYVDNSMLDEARKLFAAMPEKNVMASTAMITGYCKEGDVESARKLFDEIYVKDVISWNAMIAGYVHNGYGEEALKLHIIMLREGTKPDHATLIATLTACSALALLRQGRSTHAVAVKTMLESSTSFCNALITMYSKCGDVSESELVFINLKSQDIVSWNTMIAAYAQHGKYQKAISLFHEMETRGLIPNDITILSVLSACGHVGRVDDSLKLFDLMSFKYAICPGAEHYACIIDILGRAGQFEKACSYIKDMPFESEKNVWGALLGASKTHGNVQLGELAAKMLVQSDSGSSGPYVMLSNIYAAAGMWGEVNRIRGQMKEKGVKKQPGYSWTEIANRVHMFVGGDASHPEMNKIISELRKISFHMQMMANETHTMVEMSQESR; encoded by the exons ATGCACCCAGCGCGTTCTCCTGCCATCGCCGCCTCTCGCCTCCTCGTCCGCGACAACCAGCGCATCACCGCCCTCGCCCGCGCTGGCGACCTGGCCGCGGCGCGCCGGGTGTTCGACGCCATGCCCCGCCGCGACGTCGTCTCCTGGAACGCGCTCCTCACCGCGCTCTGGCGCGTCGGCCGGGACCTGCCCGCGGCGCGCCGCCTCTTCGACGGCATGCCGTCCCGCAACGTCATCTCCTGGAACTCCGTCGTCGCCGGCTGCCTCGCGCACGGCGACCTCGCTGCCGCCTCCGCCTACTTCGCGCGCACCCCGCGTCGCAACGTGGCCTCGTGGAACGCCATGCTTGCCGGGCTCGTCCGGCTCGGCTGCATGAACGACGCGGAGAGGCTGTTCGGTGAAATGCCTGAGAGGAACGTGGTGTCGTACACCACCATGGTTGATGGGCTCGCGCGGCGAGGGGAGGTGGGTAGGGCACGTGCGGTGTTTGACGAAATGCCAGAGAGGAACTTAGTGTCGTGGGCAGCGATGATAAGTGGGTATGTTGACAACAGCATGCTCGACGAGGCAAGAAAACTGTTTGCAGCGATGCCAGAGAAGAATGTCATGGCATCCACCGCCATGATCACTGGATATTGCAAGGAAGGAGACGTGGAGAGCGCCAGGAAGCTTTTTGATGAGATTTATGTCAAAGATGTCATCTCGTGGAACGCCATGATTGCAG GTTATGTTCATAATGGATACGGAGAAGAAGCTTTGAAATTGCACATCATAATGCTCAGAGAAGGTACAAAACCAGATCATGCGACTCTTATTGCAACCCTGACAGCATGCTCTGCTCTTGCTTTGCTCAGACAAGGAAGATCAACACATGCTGTTGCTGTCAAAACAATGTTAGAATCTAGCACATCTTTTTGTAATGCTTTGATCACAATGTATAGCAAGTGTGGTGATGTCAGTGAGTCAGAGTTGGTCTTCATAAATCTTAAAAGCCAGGACATTGTTTCGTGGAACACAATGATTGCGGCATATGCACAACATGGCAAATATCAGAAAGCTATTTCTCTCTTCCATGAGATGGAAACACGTGGGCTGATACCTAATGATATTACCATCCTTAGTGTGCTATCAGCATGTGGGCATGTTGGCAGGGTGGATGACAGCTTGAAACTATTTGATCTTATGTCATTCAAATACGCGATATGTCCAGGAGCTGAACACTATGCTTGTATTATCGATATATTGGGCCGAGCAGGACAGTTTGAGAAAGCATGTAGTTACATAAAAGACATGCCATTTGAATCTGAGAAGAATGTTTGGGGTGCAttgctgggggcttccaagactCATGGCAATGTGCAGTTGGGTGAACTTGCGGCGAAAATGCTTGTGCAGTCAGACTCAGGAAGTTCAGGGCCTTATGTGATGCTTTCAAATATATATGCTGCTGCTGGCATGTGGGGTGAAGTCAATCGAATAAGAGGTCAAATGAAGGAAAAAGGTGTGAAGAAACAACCTGGATACAGCTGGACTGAAATTGCTAATAGAGTTCATATGTTTGTGGGTGGTGATGCATCTCATCCAGAGATGAACAAGATCATATCTGAGCTGAGAAAAATCAGCTTTCATATGCAAATGATGGCCAATGAAACTCATACAATGGTAGAGATGTCCCAGGAATCTAGATAG
- the LOC109781139 gene encoding uncharacterized protein, whose amino-acid sequence MFSFKSSAKSSSSGNQVSTPRFTEESDMHEQLNKLQEELEREKEEKVRALDQIEEFKKKSSKKKKLKGSSGDDQLDLARRLEQLEVELEAARDSEKNMLVSLEAQTKQLEQTKVSLEEAKLEIDSLQDNNKSLVALSSNPSRQPARNFRRRGVMSFSFADPAEVETFSLQRDLKLAVEAEEKCKKAMDDLAIALTEQTTAAREAKMELSMVQAHLKNATTELENSKASLEIMEEKLRLAQEEAARLNFESDELAAASKEKERGLIDCIKIFEGEMNKAKEENDKLFESQRVIRDENSRLREMLKHAVNEANVAKESLEIARVENSQLQEDMSEKENTLKSIVQEYESLKVSEAAAQSSIKELKDMIDAMFSSESAKTSAEASPIDAKGGDGKGRYVAADNMYSDVESSPCSKDIRSPARQQKRTILRKFGDIMKKRNPQTQSVI is encoded by the exons ATGTTCTCCTTCAAGTCCAG CGCCAAGTCGTCTTCCAGTGGGAACCAAGTTTCCACGCCGCGCTTCACTGAGGAATCAGATATGCACGAGCAGTTGAACAAGTTGCAGGAGGAGCTGGAAAGGGAGAAAGAGGAGAAGGTACGTGCACTGGATCAGATAGAGGAGTTCAAGAAGAAAAGCAGTAAGAAGAAGAAGCTAAAAGGGAGTAGCGGAGACGATCAGTTAGACCTTGCACGCAGATTAGAGCAGTTGGAAGTTGAGCTGGAGGCAGCAAGGGATTCGGAGAAGAACATGCTAGTGTCGCTGGAGGCCCAAACAAAGCAGCTTGAACAAACCAAGGTATCTTTGGAGGAGGCCAAGCTTGAGATAGATTCGCTTCAAGACAACAACAAGAGCTTGGTTGCACTGTCCTCTAATCCAAGTAGACAGCCAGCCAGGAATTTCAGAAGAAGGGGTGTAATGTCCTTCTCCTTTGCCGATCCTGCTGAGGTGGAGACATTCTCATTACAGCGTGACCTCAAGTTGGCTGTCGAAGCTGAGGAGAAGTGCAAGAAAGCCATGGATGACTTGGCGATAGCCTTGACGGAACAAACCACGGCAGCTAGAGAGGCAAAAATGGAGCTCTCGATGGTGCAAGCTCATTTAAAAAATGCAACAACTGAATTGGAGAACTCAAAGGCCTCTCTGGAAATCATGGAAGAAAAGCTCCGGTTGGCACAGGAAGAGGCTGCCAGACTGAACTTTGAGTCGGATGAGTTGGCAGCAGCctcaaaagagaaagagagaggactCATCGATTGCATCAAGATATTTGAGGGGGAGATGAACAAAGCAAAAGAAGAGAATGACAAACTGTTTGAATCACAGAGAGTGATCAGAGATGAGAATTCCAGGCTGAGGGAAATGCTGAAGCATGCGGTTAATGAAGCCAATGTAGCAAAAGAATCCTTGGAGATTGCCAGGGTAGAGAATTCTCAGCTTCAAGAAGACATGTCTGAGAAAGAGAATACCTTAAAGAGCATCGTGCAAGAATACGAGTCCTTGAAGGTAAGTGAGGCTGCTGCACAGAGTAGCATTAAAGAATTGAAGGACATGATTGATGCTATGTTCAGTTCGGAGTCGGCCAAAACCTCGGCAGAAGCATCACCCATAGATGCCAAGGGAGGCGACGGGAAAGGAAGATATGTGGCAGCAGATAATATGTACTCTGATGTTGAAAGCTCTCCTTGTTCAAAGGATATTAGGAGTCCTGCAAGGCAGCAAAAGAGGACGATTCTTAGGAAATTTGGTGACATAATGAAGAAAAGAAACCCTCAAACTCAAAGTGTAATCTAG
- the LOC109781142 gene encoding uncharacterized protein: protein MERTEGRIRTARLLAAGPTAAPVIGSGQLLMDFQCVAGLPIFSVVQPLPVSLRRPKMVRPGAALTAERVLSTEHGSSTQDLLRNAGEDTTSSEPIITTTRRAQAKTLLDKCLPKLKAHGSEVLIFSEDHHNM from the exons ATGGAGAGAACGGAAGGGAGAATACGGACTGCGCGGCTACTTGCTGCTGGTCCAACGGCGGCTCCAGTCATCGGATCAG GCCAACTCTTGATGGATTTCCAATGTGTTGCTGGCCTCCCAATTTTTTCCGTCGTGCAGCCGCTCCCCGTCTCCCTGCGTCGTCCCAAGATGGTCCGGCCGGGTGCTGCCCTGACAGCCGAGCGTGTGCTATCCACGGAACACGGCTCCTCCACCCAGGACCTCCTCCGCAACGCCGGCGAGGACACTACTTCGTCCGAACCGATCATCACGACCACGCGCAG AGCACAAGCGAAGACACTGCTAGATAAATGTCTTCCCAAGCTAAAGGCTCATGGCTCCGAAGTACTAATATTCTCTGAG GACCACCATAACATGTGA